One part of the Mangrovibacillus cuniculi genome encodes these proteins:
- a CDS encoding YceD family protein has translation MKWSTVQLQKYRDKGIAIDEHIHIANEMKALNPEILDVSPLHVKGRGDVSADSVSFHLTIEGTLVLPCSRTLVDVNVPVHVETRETFLLKTSMFDEDMIDRQEELHEVKGETVDLLPIIREILLLEIPMQVFSEEAKRSDSLPSGQDWEVMTEEERETALEEEEPKVDPRLAGLAGLFNKDNE, from the coding sequence ATGAAATGGTCCACGGTTCAGTTACAAAAATATCGTGATAAAGGGATTGCCATTGACGAACACATTCACATAGCCAATGAAATGAAAGCACTCAATCCGGAGATTCTTGATGTGTCCCCTCTACACGTAAAAGGGCGCGGAGATGTATCAGCGGATTCAGTATCCTTTCATTTAACCATTGAGGGAACTTTGGTTTTACCTTGTTCTCGGACGTTGGTAGATGTAAATGTTCCCGTTCATGTTGAAACAAGAGAGACTTTCTTATTAAAGACCTCTATGTTTGATGAAGACATGATTGATCGTCAAGAGGAACTACACGAAGTTAAGGGTGAGACAGTAGACCTTCTTCCTATCATACGAGAGATTCTTCTCTTAGAAATACCGATGCAAGTATTTAGTGAAGAAGCAAAACGTTCTGATTCCTTACCATCCGGTCAAGACTGGGAGGTAATGACGGAAGAAGAACGGGAAACGGCTTTGGAGGAAGAGGAACCAAAAGTTGATCCTCGATTAGCCGGTCTTGCTGGATTATTTAACAAAGACAACGAATGA
- the rpmF gene encoding 50S ribosomal protein L32 codes for MAVPFRRTSKTAKRKRRTHFKLAVPGMVACPNCGEMKLSHRVCKSCGTYKGKEVASN; via the coding sequence ATGGCAGTACCATTTAGAAGAACATCTAAAACAGCTAAACGTAAACGTCGTACTCATTTCAAGTTAGCAGTTCCTGGTATGGTTGCATGCCCTAACTGTGGTGAAATGAAACTATCACACCGCGTTTGTAAATCATGCGGAACATACAAAGGGAAAGAAGTTGCAAGTAACTAA
- a CDS encoding enoyl-CoA hydratase/isomerase family protein — MDYRVELQDDIYTFTINRPNKRNAISLSVLQGLKQTIAEIKSTPTVKMLIIKGEGEDAFCSGGDVEYFHQFAKGEEIKPIFLEAAAILFDLATCPILTIADLEGHTLGGGAELAAACDLRILRKGSKVAWIQGRIGISTGWGGANLLFERVNKPYAMKWLTSTKVITEEDLIHSGFIQHIYEDSKERNEIIANYKQQHVEVIRSYKATLVDGLHSHLVVNMKKEVERCSMLWENPTHMEAVEHFLSKKQ; from the coding sequence ATGGACTATCGAGTAGAATTACAAGACGATATATATACATTTACAATAAATAGACCTAATAAACGGAATGCCATAAGTTTATCTGTGTTACAAGGATTAAAACAAACGATTGCAGAAATAAAGAGCACTCCTACAGTGAAGATGTTAATCATCAAAGGCGAAGGCGAAGATGCATTTTGTTCTGGTGGAGATGTAGAATACTTTCACCAATTTGCTAAAGGAGAAGAGATTAAGCCAATATTTCTTGAGGCTGCAGCTATTTTATTTGATCTAGCAACGTGTCCAATCCTTACTATTGCAGATTTAGAAGGACACACTTTAGGAGGTGGGGCGGAACTTGCTGCCGCCTGTGATCTTCGAATACTGAGAAAAGGGTCAAAAGTAGCGTGGATACAAGGAAGGATTGGTATTTCCACAGGATGGGGAGGAGCAAACTTATTATTTGAAAGAGTCAATAAACCATATGCCATGAAATGGTTGACCTCTACAAAAGTAATTACAGAAGAAGACCTAATACACTCTGGCTTCATACAACATATCTATGAAGATTCTAAAGAACGAAATGAGATAATAGCAAATTATAAGCAACAACACGTAGAGGTGATTCGATCCTATAAGGCTACTTTGGTGGATGGATTACATAGTCATCTAGTAGTTAACATGAAAAAAGAGGTAGAGAGGTGTTCTATGTTGTGGGAGAACCCTACGCATATGGAAGCGGTAGAACATTTTCTTTCAAAAAAACAATAG
- a CDS encoding RsfA family transcriptional regulator produces the protein MVSTRQDAWTQEEDLLLAEVVLRCIREGGTQLQAFEEVGRKLSRTAAACGFRWNSAIRKQYKNGIEVAKKQRKKAKHAIHHSHSLPDKEKPLQEESKEADLPFNFNEVVTYLRSLYEKATDENGRSSEDVEKLLVQSREQEEAYKSLLAAYHQLEDEYKELIAFLDKALNRTTSKETPLTIRSNGYIQR, from the coding sequence ATGGTTTCAACAAGACAAGATGCTTGGACACAAGAGGAAGATTTACTATTAGCAGAAGTAGTATTACGTTGTATTCGGGAAGGTGGAACTCAACTTCAAGCATTTGAGGAAGTAGGAAGAAAACTATCAAGAACAGCAGCTGCTTGTGGATTTAGATGGAATTCGGCAATTCGTAAACAATATAAAAATGGTATTGAAGTAGCAAAAAAACAAAGGAAAAAAGCAAAACACGCTATCCATCATTCTCACTCCTTACCAGATAAAGAAAAGCCATTACAGGAAGAATCGAAGGAAGCGGACCTTCCCTTTAATTTCAATGAAGTTGTAACGTATCTTCGTTCGTTATATGAAAAAGCTACTGATGAAAACGGAAGATCTTCTGAAGATGTAGAGAAGCTATTGGTTCAATCGAGAGAACAGGAAGAAGCCTATAAGTCTTTATTAGCGGCGTATCATCAATTAGAAGATGAATATAAAGAACTAATTGCCTTTTTGGATAAAGCGCTAAACAGAACTACGTCTAAAGAAACACCTTTAACCATTCGTTCTAATGGATACATTCAGCGCTAA
- a CDS encoding N-acetyltransferase, which translates to MKVERLHVNYKTLEEFKKFREYGIQELSMMEDLQSNIIENDSISPFYGIYFGDKLVARMSLYKRDAKYDKYFNPPQDYLEVWKLEVLPQYQRKGYGKALVDYAKSFNLPIKTNPRVQSHEFWTSLGFTSADYQMERDLGENPLLWQPADSSSLTDEAM; encoded by the coding sequence ATGAAAGTAGAACGTTTACATGTAAACTATAAAACGCTAGAAGAATTTAAAAAATTTCGTGAATATGGAATTCAAGAACTATCAATGATGGAGGACTTACAATCTAATATTATTGAAAACGATAGTATCTCTCCTTTTTACGGAATCTATTTTGGAGACAAACTAGTCGCACGTATGAGCCTCTATAAACGAGATGCTAAATACGATAAATACTTTAATCCTCCTCAAGATTATTTAGAGGTATGGAAATTAGAAGTTTTACCACAATACCAACGAAAAGGTTACGGAAAAGCTTTAGTAGATTATGCTAAGTCATTTAACCTGCCGATAAAAACTAACCCAAGAGTTCAATCACACGAATTCTGGACTTCTCTTGGCTTTACAAGCGCGGACTATCAAATGGAAAGAGATTTAGGAGAAAATCCATTGTTATGGCAACCTGCAGATAGTTCTTCTTTAACAGACGAAGCTATGTAA
- a CDS encoding acetyl-CoA carboxylase biotin carboxylase subunit, with product MKWLIVNRGECASRIIRTAKKWGIETVCVYSAIDQPLPYVKEADHAVLLPGNRADESYMNKDVIISIAKECHVDMIHPGYGFLSEDPSFAQMVRDNGMEFIGPSKSALELLGNKRKAKEQAEQLGIPIIPGVLTQIESDEDIERLATSIGFPLMIKAVMGGGGMGIVQCSNLNELKAKWLQVEKLSQRLFHSSELILEKYIESARHIEVQVIGDKNGNVMTVGERECSIQRRRQKLVEEAPVKSISESCLRKLREASISLATSIEFYGIGTVEFLVTKDEEYFFMEMNPRLQVEHGVTELVTGIDLVETQWRIANGESITGHQSDIPHKGHAIQVRVYAEDSKTGYPSPGKVSYCSYGEIKNRRLERTYETGTTIPPFYDPLIAKLIVFTNTRLEAITELEKWLTELDIQGVKTNIDVLQTILCHKDVRENSIYTAWLQTI from the coding sequence GTGAAATGGTTAATTGTAAATCGGGGAGAATGTGCTAGTAGGATTATTAGGACAGCGAAAAAGTGGGGAATTGAGACCGTCTGCGTTTATAGCGCTATTGACCAGCCTTTACCGTATGTAAAGGAAGCGGACCATGCTGTTTTACTGCCAGGGAATAGAGCTGATGAGAGTTATATGAACAAAGATGTTATTATTTCCATTGCTAAAGAGTGTCATGTCGATATGATCCATCCAGGATATGGGTTTTTATCCGAAGATCCTTCGTTCGCTCAAATGGTTAGAGATAATGGTATGGAATTTATTGGTCCTTCGAAGTCTGCTTTAGAGCTCTTAGGTAATAAGCGAAAAGCGAAAGAACAAGCTGAACAACTGGGAATTCCAATTATACCTGGGGTGTTAACACAAATAGAAAGCGATGAAGATATTGAGCGCTTAGCAACTAGTATTGGCTTTCCTCTGATGATTAAAGCGGTTATGGGTGGAGGAGGTATGGGTATTGTCCAATGTTCAAATTTGAATGAATTAAAAGCAAAGTGGCTTCAAGTGGAGAAGTTATCTCAACGTCTATTTCATTCATCCGAATTGATTTTAGAGAAATATATCGAATCTGCTAGGCATATAGAAGTACAAGTTATCGGTGACAAAAATGGTAACGTAATGACGGTAGGGGAAAGAGAGTGCTCTATTCAAAGAAGGCGACAGAAGTTAGTGGAAGAAGCTCCTGTTAAGAGTATATCTGAATCATGTTTAAGAAAGTTACGTGAAGCGAGTATCTCACTTGCTACTTCTATCGAATTTTACGGCATAGGTACTGTAGAGTTTTTAGTTACCAAAGATGAAGAATACTTCTTTATGGAAATGAACCCAAGGCTTCAAGTAGAACATGGAGTTACAGAGTTGGTAACAGGTATTGATTTAGTAGAAACACAATGGAGAATAGCAAATGGAGAGTCTATAACAGGTCATCAATCTGACATTCCTCATAAAGGACATGCAATACAAGTTAGGGTATATGCGGAAGATTCTAAAACTGGATACCCATCACCAGGTAAAGTCAGTTACTGTAGTTACGGAGAAATAAAGAATAGAAGATTAGAAAGAACTTATGAAACAGGTACCACGATTCCTCCTTTTTATGATCCGTTAATAGCGAAATTGATTGTTTTCACTAATACTCGGTTAGAAGCCATAACGGAATTAGAAAAATGGTTAACAGAGTTGGATATTCAAGGGGTAAAGACGAATATTGATGTCTTACAAACTATTTTATGCCACAAAGATGTAAGAGAAAACAGCATTTATACAGCGTGGTTACAAACTATTTAG
- a CDS encoding acetyl-CoA carboxylase biotin carboxyl carrier protein subunit: MEMKSPMTGTMYKVEVSVGDHITVNDVCFILESMKMEIPVQAERQGKVISIEKIEGDFVQEGDVLLVLEVTE, from the coding sequence ATGGAAATGAAATCACCAATGACTGGTACGATGTATAAAGTAGAAGTTTCGGTGGGAGATCATATTACAGTGAACGATGTATGTTTTATCTTAGAATCTATGAAGATGGAGATACCAGTACAAGCAGAACGACAAGGGAAAGTAATATCTATTGAAAAAATAGAAGGCGACTTCGTCCAAGAGGGGGATGTGCTGCTAGTATTGGAGGTAACAGAATGA
- a CDS encoding acyl-CoA carboxylase subunit beta, producing the protein MNQEWKEWREKIEEAGWKSPNQSNSASEKWSVRKRIEALVGETFVEDGWNANLLDDKLPADGVVTGMGKIGDQKVCIIANDPKVKAGSWGEKTVEKMIRLQETAERLKLPIFYLIDSGGARITDQLKMFPNRRGAGKIFHQQINLSGYVPQICVLFGPSAAGGAYIPAFCDIVIMIEGNASMYLGSPRMAEKVIGEKVSLEEMGGARMHCTISGCGDVLAQNEEEGIELAKKYVTLLASLKTSGLPPKVGERKLSEIIPNHEHAPFCMYQFIDGLVDEDSFFELKKLFAPEVITGFARIDGRLVGIIANQPKVKGGVLFVDSADKGARFMQLCDAYSVPMLFLADIPGFMIGSQVEKSGIIRHGAKWIAAMSSANVPKISVIVRKAYGAGLYAMAGPAFEPDCCIALPSAKTAVMGPEAAVQAVFAKKIESIIDPSERIDFVQQEINKYREDVSLERVADEMIIDDVVQPDDLRDSLIKRFAFYETSNRKRLEKKRMIFPV; encoded by the coding sequence ATGAATCAAGAATGGAAAGAGTGGAGAGAAAAGATAGAAGAGGCTGGCTGGAAGTCACCTAATCAATCCAATAGTGCATCCGAAAAATGGTCGGTTAGAAAGAGAATTGAAGCATTAGTAGGGGAGACGTTTGTAGAGGACGGGTGGAACGCTAATCTACTAGATGACAAACTTCCAGCAGATGGGGTTGTGACTGGAATGGGGAAAATTGGTGACCAGAAAGTGTGTATTATTGCCAATGACCCCAAAGTGAAAGCTGGATCGTGGGGAGAAAAAACAGTAGAAAAAATGATACGTCTTCAGGAGACAGCAGAAAGATTAAAGTTGCCTATCTTTTATTTAATTGATTCTGGTGGAGCTAGAATTACAGATCAATTGAAAATGTTTCCCAATCGAAGAGGTGCAGGGAAGATATTTCACCAACAAATAAATTTATCTGGATATGTACCTCAAATATGTGTGTTGTTTGGTCCGTCCGCTGCAGGGGGAGCTTATATTCCTGCTTTTTGTGACATTGTCATTATGATAGAAGGAAATGCTTCTATGTACTTAGGGTCTCCAAGGATGGCGGAAAAGGTAATAGGGGAGAAAGTTAGTTTAGAAGAGATGGGCGGAGCTAGAATGCATTGCACAATTAGTGGGTGTGGCGATGTTTTAGCACAGAATGAAGAAGAAGGTATTGAGCTAGCTAAGAAATACGTCACTCTGTTAGCGTCCTTAAAAACTAGTGGGCTGCCACCAAAAGTCGGGGAGAGAAAGCTTTCAGAAATTATTCCAAATCATGAACATGCTCCATTCTGCATGTATCAGTTCATTGATGGCTTGGTGGACGAAGATTCCTTCTTTGAGCTGAAAAAGTTATTTGCTCCAGAAGTCATTACCGGTTTTGCTAGAATAGATGGTAGATTAGTTGGAATTATTGCTAATCAACCTAAAGTAAAAGGTGGTGTACTGTTTGTCGATTCAGCTGATAAAGGAGCAAGGTTCATGCAACTTTGTGACGCCTATTCCGTACCGATGTTATTTTTGGCGGATATCCCAGGATTCATGATTGGTTCTCAAGTAGAAAAATCAGGTATCATTCGTCACGGTGCTAAGTGGATTGCGGCAATGAGTTCTGCAAACGTACCAAAAATATCCGTTATTGTCCGAAAGGCATATGGCGCTGGGTTGTATGCTATGGCTGGTCCCGCGTTTGAACCAGATTGCTGCATAGCTCTACCATCAGCAAAGACTGCTGTAATGGGTCCGGAAGCGGCAGTGCAAGCAGTCTTTGCAAAAAAAATAGAATCCATTATCGATCCATCTGAGAGGATAGACTTTGTACAACAAGAAATAAATAAATATCGAGAAGATGTGTCGCTAGAAAGAGTAGCAGATGAAATGATTATTGACGATGTAGTCCAGCCGGATGATTTGAGAGATTCATTGATAAAGCGTTTTGCTTTTTATGAAACCTCCAATAGAAAAAGATTAGAAAAAAAGAGAATGATTTTTCCAGTTTAA
- a CDS encoding 2-dehydropantoate 2-reductase, which translates to MNITIIGGGSLGLLFGYFLSFSNKVEFVVRSTKQYESLTHNGLLAERRETVKKAKHIHTNLLLPRSYKTDLVIVAVKSYHISSVLPLIQQYGPQTPLLFIQNGMSHLTDIKQLPHGKVALATVEHGAARKNDYTVRINGIGKTNLANYRGEMKDLLFSVFSPLENEFPWEWNEDYEVMMAKKLIVNAVINPLTGVLKCKNGVLLNNPHYTSLTEGLFNEVMTAFPMLNKQEEWRNLIGILQSTKDNTSSMLSDLIHNRKTEIDGILLPIKSKERPLTEALYHAIKGLEKESV; encoded by the coding sequence ATGAACATTACGATTATTGGCGGTGGATCACTCGGCCTACTGTTTGGATATTTTTTAAGCTTTTCTAACAAAGTAGAATTTGTTGTGCGTTCAACTAAACAATATGAGTCTTTAACTCATAATGGCTTGCTTGCAGAAAGAAGAGAGACTGTAAAAAAAGCAAAACATATACATACAAATCTTTTATTACCTCGTAGTTACAAAACTGATTTAGTTATTGTAGCCGTTAAGTCCTATCATATATCTTCCGTTTTACCGCTTATTCAACAATACGGACCGCAAACACCCCTATTATTTATTCAAAACGGAATGAGTCATTTAACCGATATTAAGCAACTCCCTCACGGAAAAGTCGCGTTAGCAACAGTAGAGCACGGTGCAGCAAGAAAAAATGACTATACAGTCCGCATTAATGGAATTGGGAAAACTAATTTGGCAAATTACAGAGGAGAAATGAAAGACCTTCTTTTTTCGGTATTCTCGCCTCTAGAAAATGAATTTCCATGGGAATGGAACGAGGATTATGAAGTGATGATGGCGAAGAAATTAATAGTAAACGCTGTCATCAACCCTTTGACAGGCGTTTTAAAATGCAAAAATGGTGTTTTACTAAATAATCCGCACTACACTTCCCTTACAGAAGGATTGTTTAATGAGGTTATGACAGCCTTCCCAATGTTAAACAAACAAGAAGAGTGGCGAAATTTAATTGGAATCCTTCAGTCAACCAAAGATAATACATCTTCCATGCTTTCAGACTTGATTCACAATAGGAAAACAGAAATCGATGGCATATTACTACCCATTAAGAGTAAAGAAAGACCTTTAACTGAAGCGTTATACCATGCCATAAAAGGATTAGAAAAGGAGAGTGTGTAA
- a CDS encoding DUF3397 family protein, with protein MENIVIFILFLFIIAPLFVYIIVFTIAKQLTKKHKKSVTLALDMTTVFLVVGVTVLFSSIFQYPLIWWSMLLFLLLVVILAVHQRLTKIDIIYPVILKRVWRIHFLVYAIAHFLLIITGIVFSIRSGL; from the coding sequence GTGGAAAACATTGTGATATTTATTTTGTTTTTATTTATTATTGCGCCGTTATTTGTATACATAATTGTTTTTACCATTGCAAAACAATTAACAAAAAAACACAAGAAATCTGTAACGTTGGCATTAGACATGACAACTGTATTTCTAGTGGTGGGTGTTACCGTTCTTTTTTCCTCTATCTTTCAGTATCCTTTAATTTGGTGGAGCATGTTATTATTCTTACTTTTAGTAGTTATCCTAGCGGTTCATCAAAGGCTTACGAAAATAGATATTATTTATCCTGTTATCTTGAAGAGAGTATGGAGAATTCATTTTTTGGTATATGCCATAGCTCACTTTTTACTAATTATCACAGGAATTGTTTTTTCCATTAGAAGCGGATTGTAA
- the mraZ gene encoding division/cell wall cluster transcriptional repressor MraZ encodes MFMGEFQHNIDPKGRLIIPAKFRELLGETFVITRGLDQCLFGYPLNEWQVVEEKLKKLPMTKKDARAFTRFFFSGASECELDKQGRVNIPTTLTSYAKLDKECVVIGVSSRIEIWDKTTWESYFEESEDSFAEIAENMIDFDI; translated from the coding sequence ATGTTTATGGGTGAATTTCAACATAACATAGATCCAAAAGGCCGACTGATTATCCCAGCTAAATTCCGTGAACTACTTGGGGAAACCTTTGTAATCACAAGGGGACTAGATCAGTGTTTATTTGGCTACCCTCTAAATGAATGGCAAGTTGTTGAAGAAAAGCTGAAAAAGCTACCCATGACGAAAAAAGATGCACGTGCATTTACTCGATTCTTTTTCTCTGGTGCATCTGAATGTGAACTGGACAAGCAAGGAAGAGTAAATATACCAACAACGTTAACGTCTTATGCAAAACTAGACAAAGAGTGTGTTGTAATAGGAGTATCAAGTCGTATTGAAATATGGGATAAAACAACATGGGAATCTTATTTTGAAGAATCAGAGGATTCTTTCGCTGAAATTGCAGAGAATATGATTGATTTTGATATATAA